Within Osmia lignaria lignaria isolate PbOS001 chromosome 11, iyOsmLign1, whole genome shotgun sequence, the genomic segment TATTcgtctttttctaaattttcgaaAACTGATACTTGAGTATCGATTCCTTGCCAGACCGCATCTCCGTTAAaatgatatttcttttctataaTGTACAAACATAACGCTAAGCGTTGACTAGAAGTAAAATGGTATCCTTTTTCTAGAGTAAATTCTTcgttaattatattcgttgCCTCGCTAATTCTAGACCTACGTTAAGAGAAAACATTTATTAGAAATCatgttttaaaataatgtaaatttgtAACGTAAACATGCTCTTACTCCGGATAAAGCACAATATGGATATTTTTGCATATATCTTCTAGCGAATAATGCGTTTTCAAATATTCTATTGTTTTTACTATGACCAATAATGACACATTTTTCCAATGTTTGTGCTTTGCAACGCGATTTATTAACGATGCTTTATCTTTTCCTAATTCTTTACACAATATATACAACAAGAACTTCCTATTAGCCATATGACATAGATCACCTCGTACGTATCTAGAAAAAACATGTTCACGTGAAACAATGAATCTTAACTGTACGTTATACATAGGACTAAAATTATTACCTCATGAAAAATTGTCCATGAGACAAGAATGTATGAACGTTTGCTGTACTCATACGATTACAAAGTTTAAGATATTCTATTCTAGTTATAGccttattgtaaaaataaatcaagTTCAACATACGCGGATGCTTTGACCATATACttaattcataattatttagtatatttatatACCTGTCCAAAAATACTCCCTTCTCCAATCTTAAAGTACATATGTAAGAAATGATCGATTGAACTGGTATAtccaattttttacaaaaaattaataattctttcaCCTTGGCTGTAGGATAACACAAGATACGAGGATGTTCCCTAGCTATTTCAATTATGCTTTTGTTATTTACAATATTCGTATCTTTAAATTCAGTTAAAAActgttcaatattatttttatcctgGCTGAGCAAATAGGGATACGTACTTAACTACAACACATTATCtcatattatttcatattcTGCTTCCTATAGGATACTTTCTTTTctaaaagtaataaataattatacttaC encodes:
- the mTerf5 gene encoding mitochondrial transcription termination factor 5 isoform X1 encodes the protein MFKLLSPRKFIQTCLGNQFSFLSTQANDDNVLITHLNIDRDAIKRINQSNKNNISKIPKEKLIQNCMTIKELDVNLTEIQYLGSCLVLHPTIVKSRILLLKEMGVKDLGLHHIHRFPSSMRRSVKQFKKIHSISPKENIMQNIINNIGLTIDESSLNKFDHSMKTSNFYALCMAYYKTFYLQLYNKAFYENKRQKYQSFQELGELLNIFQTKYHFDHKFLSTYPYLLSQDKNNIEQFLTEFKDTNIVNNKSIIEIAREHPRILCYPTAKVKELLIFCKKLDIPVQSIISYICTLRLEKGVFLDRYINILNNYELSIWSKHPRMLNLIYFYNKAITRIEYLKLCNRMSTANVHTFLSHGQFFMRYVRGDLCHMANRKFLLYILCKELGKDKASLINRVAKHKHWKNVSLLVIVKTIEYLKTHYSLEDICKNIHIVLYPESRISEATNIINEEFTLEKGYHFTSSQRLALCLYIIEKKYHFNGDAVWQGIDTQVSVFENLEKDEYEIFIENLATNNKALHDLNGIAWLEYLLQ